The Roseococcus microcysteis genome contains a region encoding:
- the cysK gene encoding cysteine synthase A produces MDALPTRNHTLHASILDTVGQTPSVLLPRLMAEKGCAARLALKLEFFNPGGSVKDRIGLAMVQEAEARGEIAPERSVIVEPTSGNTGIALALVAAARGYKLIVVMPGGASVERRKMLRLLGATLELTPARRGMSGAIARAEEILARTPGAWMPRQFDNPANPDIHARTTAEEIWRDTGGEVDVIIGGLGTGGTLTGIARALKPRRPGLRVIGVEPAESAVLSGEEPGPHRIQGIGAGFRPAVLEQERLDAVLRVPELEAFAAAREVARLDGVPVGISSGAVVAAMLLVGAEPGMKGKLVLGIAASFAERYLSTELFEGL; encoded by the coding sequence ATGGACGCCCTCCCCACGCGCAACCACACGCTGCACGCCAGCATCCTGGACACCGTCGGCCAGACCCCCTCGGTGCTGCTGCCGCGCCTGATGGCGGAGAAGGGCTGCGCCGCGCGGCTGGCCCTGAAGCTGGAATTCTTCAACCCGGGCGGGTCGGTGAAGGACCGCATCGGCCTCGCCATGGTGCAGGAGGCCGAGGCGCGGGGCGAGATCGCGCCCGAGCGGTCGGTGATCGTGGAGCCGACCTCGGGCAATACCGGCATCGCGCTCGCCCTGGTGGCCGCCGCGCGGGGCTACAAATTGATCGTGGTGATGCCGGGCGGCGCCTCGGTGGAGCGGCGCAAGATGCTGCGGCTGCTCGGCGCCACGCTGGAGCTGACGCCCGCGCGGCGCGGCATGTCGGGCGCCATCGCCCGCGCCGAGGAGATCCTGGCCCGCACCCCTGGCGCCTGGATGCCGCGGCAGTTCGACAACCCGGCCAACCCCGACATCCATGCCCGCACCACCGCCGAGGAAATCTGGCGCGACACGGGGGGCGAGGTGGACGTCATCATCGGCGGCCTGGGCACGGGCGGCACGCTGACCGGCATCGCCCGCGCGCTGAAGCCCCGCCGGCCGGGCCTGCGCGTGATTGGCGTCGAACCCGCCGAATCGGCCGTGCTGAGCGGCGAGGAGCCGGGGCCGCACCGCATCCAGGGCATCGGCGCGGGCTTCCGCCCGGCGGTGCTGGAGCAGGAGCGGCTCGACGCCGTGCTGCGCGTGCCGGAGCTGGAGGCCTTCGCCGCGGCGCGGGAGGTGGCGCGGCTGGATGGGGTGCCGGTGGGCATTTCCTCGGGCGCCGTGGTCGCCGCCATGCTGCTTGTGGGGGCGGAGCCGGGTATGAAGGGCAAGCTGGTGCTGGGCATCGCCGCCTCCTTCGCCGAACGCTACCTGTCCACGGAGCTGTTCGAGGGGCTGTGA